The Triticum aestivum cultivar Chinese Spring chromosome 6D, IWGSC CS RefSeq v2.1, whole genome shotgun sequence genomic sequence AGATGGAACTTTTTTCTTATTGTTTCTATCccccaaattcaaaaataaaacccCAATTACAGGTACAAGCACAGCTATCAATTGGACTCCCAGTGTGTTGTACTCAAGAAACAACAATTACTCTGACAGATCTCTTCACAGCTAAATATCTTCATAAAGTAATGTTTAGAAACATATTCAGTACAAATTTGACAAATATTGTTCAAACAATACAGTACAAGGATCACAGGCAAAAAAAGCCATGCACAGCAACGCCCCACGGATCTCATGTATCTCAAAAGAGGCATTCGTTTATCAAACATTTTAACAACTACAAGATGAGTTTTTACCACTACAACACCACCATGAATCTAGAAAACCAGTTTGCATAATATGTCAAGAACAATTAGCAAGAAAAATATAGTTATAATCTCTACGGCCAATATGGGTGAGCTAAAATATCACCATACTACCAAGCAATATATTAATTTGCGTCATGCGTGATTCAAAGAATCATTACCCTTGAAGCATGTGCATAAAATAATGTATCTCCTTGGCTTATGCCCTTGCCAACCGAACCAATCTCCAGTACCTGAATTATGTTCACAAACAGCTTGTTACAAAAATTAAGCATGATAGGTAGAGAATTGTGAAATAACAGAAAGATATAGCAGTAATGCAGTATAGCACTCAAGAGACTTAAAACATATAAATCCATGAATGTAAATTCATTATATCCCATAAACAAAAATATGCAGAAATGCATGAAGAGTGAAAAAGATGTCTCTAGGAAAACTCATCTATAAGGAAACATATAGACGGTGCAAGCATATATCATAGTTTATACGAAAAAGATGTCCCTAGGAAAACTCGTCTATATGGAAACATATATCATAGTTTGATGATGCAATTGCTAGTGCCATCAAATCAGGTACTCACCTGCTCAATCATTGAGCTGTTAATGCCATTCACAGAATCATCACCTTCATCCAGTTCTTGTAAGAATTTTCTGCTACCAAGATAACCCCATGCTTCACCATCAAAAGCAGCAAATACAAGCTGCAATACATATGGGATGATGTTAGGAACAAGAACCATGATGGCTTAGGAGCCAATCACCAGTTCACTACAAATTTGTTCCTAATCTGATGTCAAACACATTGAATCTACTGATTCAATGCATAACTAAGAATGTAGAGGAAGATACCAAAAGCTGCATGCCCTCAATATAGCAAAGAATATAAATAGGCGGATGAGATGTACAGGACACCGGTGATAACATGGAACCAAGTAATAAAGCAATTTTCGGTCATACAGTACCTGTTTCTTGAGTTTGCCTAGATCATGAAGGTGAGAAAGAGCATCAACAGCAGTGAGCAAAGCAATCAATCCCTGTGTAAAATTTAATATTATTGTGTAATGCAAATAAGAAATACAAACAAGACAATCATGTGTCTCTACTACTTACTGATATGGGAGAATCAGCACCCAGACTACGGTCCCTAAAGAACGATGcagaatcctgggatgcaacaaccATTATTattggtttctgatgctctgctgATGCATTGCTCATTGGTGGTAACGAAGCCCATACACTGCCCTTCAAACACGAGGATCATAAGTTGACGTAAAAAAGAAAGATAAAACAACATGTGAGGTAGACATCTTGGAACTCTACTATATGCATAATATTGTGAACGTAAGAGCAGGATGCCTTATGCAAGAAAGGAAGTGCTGACCTCTGTCCTCCTAAGGGCAAGCACGACTGCTCTTTGAGGCAGGACTCTGAACCATTTGTTTCAGCTTTAGTCGTCTGTGGTTCATGCAATTTTAGAAGTATACAATACATGCATCACTGACAATACTCCTATTATCGATAAATAAACATGTACTGATAGAAGTAAAGAGAAATGGCCAGAAAAAACTCCGAACCTGCATAACAAGGTCAAATTCCGCTACATTTGCTTGATATCCATTGCTAGACTTCTCATTCTTGTCCGCAATCTGTTATCAACAGCAATGACCAATTATATAGGCTTGTAACTTTTGGTTAATTTTGAACTGAATAAAAGCAGATGGAATACCTTTCGCAGAGTCTGTGTGCTCTCCTCTGAAAGTAGAAACACGGGAAAATCATATCTGTTCCACATAATACCTGACCCCTACAAGGTAAAACTGTACCGTTAACAGAGGTATACTGGAAGCACAATAAAAGCTTTTGCATTAAAGGGGTACTACACATTTAACTATTTTGAACTGAACAGCACGTTTAACACTTGAAGGGTTAATCTACTTttcgaaaaaagaaaaagaaaactcttGAAGGGTGGTAGCATTCCAATAAAACCTAAAAACTTACAGAAGGATTCCAATCATGGCTGACATTTGAGTATGGTGCAAAATCCTCTTGTGGAAATTTTCTATCCGGTGACAACTCTACAGTCAGAAACAGAACATTTTCTTGGTGATAAGACAACAAGACATACAAAGAGCACACGAAAAACAGGGAGATATTTCCACTGACCTAGTAACTTGTCACCATTTGATTCAACCAGTACACCGGCAACCTTATGGTAAAGTTCTGGATCATTGGATACCCTGCACAAGAACATACAAACTACCAAATGTTACCATCTCTCAACGTGTCAAGTGCAATGCAGCTATGAAAGACAATCACAAATATTATGTAACTTCAGAATCTCTGTTGTCCCATCAAGGAAGAGACACGAAAACTTCATTTTTCACTGGCATGCACAAACACTATAAAAACATCTGCAATTACCTAAATACAGGATTTCAACAATCTGATCTTATACCTCAGAAAGAAAGCTGGCATCTGATCCAAGGGAAGAAGAACTGCAGATGGTTGAGCCAACTGGTCATCGCTGTTTTTGAATCTTACAATCGGTGCAATAACCAGGCCGTGCCCAGGATCTGATCACATAAAAGAGACACTGAGAACCAATTACACTTCACAACACAGACTTGTTGAAGATTGTTATGGTCACAGAACATCAAATCCATTCTATAAGCATACAATATTAGGGGAAACAAAGATACTCACTAGAGCAGCCGATTTCACCAGAAAGATTCAGCAGCCTGACACAAGGGAAGCTTTCAATGTTTACATACATTGCCTTCACAAGATCTGGAACAGATTCCAGTGTAGCAGCATCTCCTAGAGAAACATAAAGGCAACATGAACCTCTGCTACAGTACATCAAGTGAGGAGAAAAAAAAATTAACACAGGTACTAGCTATAGAGAAGCCAGAACTTGTGACACTGTCTTGCAAATCTATCTCCAAGCTATGCAAGCACATGGCACGAGCAAAAAAAGTATGCAAGCATGTAAAAGCAACCATACTAGTTTTGTAACCAAATCATCTGTCATAACAGCACACAATCTCATTCCGCCAACTCAATATCAGAATTAGGATATGCAATTCAACACCAAACTCAAACATTCGTAGTTGTAAGGCACCATGATGCATTTTTCTTACAAATGTGAAGTGTGGGTGTGGTTCTAGTGTAGTCTAGCAATAGCAGAACTTCTAGAACTGAGATAGCACAAGCCACGGACACATATCGAAGCAACTACCAATCAGTTAATGAGCACATCAGCAGCTTGCCAAAGCTTACAAGTAGTAGCTAACAAGGCCCACTACTTGGTTCACCTACAGGTTGAGACGGACGACCTAATCCCTACGCGAATTCACCCGAGAAGCTTAGCAGCACCGAACGGAAGGCTCCAAGGAAGCGTGAGATCGCCTCGACTGGACTCAATTCTTACATAAAACAAGCACGGCGAACTAGGCGAGGATTACTTTTGCTTTTGCTTCGAGAACGAGGGTTTTGGATGGGGCGAGGGGTACGGAGGACCAACTCACCGGAGACGGCGGGGGCGAGGAGCACGAGGACGGCGCAGGCGACGGCCGCGAGGAGGGTAGCCGCGGAGCCGGCCGCCATGGCGGACGCGGCGGCGATCTGAGGCTCGGGGAGCGGACGAGGCAGAGGCAGAGGCCGTCGTCGTCTCGTCTCTGACCGGAACCGGAAGGCGGAAGAGACCACTTGGCTAGAGAGAAAGGTTCGTGGGCTAGTGGGCCGTTATGTGGCCGTTTTCATCTTATTCTTGCCTCCGCGACACTTAAGCCCAACACGGCCCTACGCCCTAGCCAAGCCAAGCGCCACAcccgcgccggcgccgccatcCCCTGTTGCTCTCCTCCGTCGCCCCTCTCGGCCTACCTGCCCGGAGTCCGCCCTCCGGCGTGCCGCGGCCAAGCTCCAATCTCCACGCGGCAGACGTCGGCGGCGGCAGCTGCAGTGTGAGTTTCCGGCCGCCTTACTCGCATACGTGTCGCGCTGTATCCGCGGTTTGTGACGCTTATCTCAGGTCGCAGTTCGAGCATGGAGGAGGAGGATAGCAACGCGCCGATCTTGCCCTGCAAGAGGAAGAACAAACCGCAAGGGAAAGGCAAGGTAATAATGGGTAGTACACTTTATCTGCCCACGTGTCTTGGTTTCCCTTCTGACCAGATGCTAGTATATGATTGTGTGAACCTCTGTTTTCTGGATTGCCAGGATGGCAAGAAGAACAAGACCAAGGAAGATGCTAAGATGAGCAAGAAGACTCAGCTTAAAAAGCTGCAGAAATTGGAGGTTGGGACTTCTTCTGTTGATAGCAACGCGCTGATTTTGCCCTGCAAGAGCAAGAACAAATCGCAAGGGAAAGGCAAGGTAATAATAATAATGGGTGCATTTTATCTGCCCCACGTGCCTTGGTTTCCCTTCTGACCAGATGCTAGTACGTATATGATTGTGTGAACCTCTGTTTTCTGGATTGCTAGGATGGCAAGAAGAATAAGACCAAGGAAGATGCTAAGATGAGCAAGACTCAGCTGAAAAAGCTGCAGAAATTGGAGGTTGGGACTTCTTCTGTTGCTAGTCAGCTTTGGTGTTTGTATCAGCATATATTGATGCCGGTCTGACTGTTCGCAGGAGGACAAACAGAAGAAGGCGATGCAAGCTCAAAGCATCGAGACTTTGCAGTATGTCTTCAACTTGTGATGTCTATTTTCTGTGGTGGTTTGTATTTCTTTCTGACGACTGTGTATGACAATCGCCCTGCACAATAGGAAGCACAGGATCGCTGATGAGGCATACTCACTGCTGCACACTTCAGGGTCTATTGGTCAAGTACGGTGGCTCTATCTGCAACACCTGGATTAGTTCCTTTCGCATTGCTGGATTATTTTCCTCATGGTATTTTGTTGCACTGCAGGCTGCGACTATGAAAGAAAAACGTAGGCGCGCCATGCAGTTATCCAAGGCTGGTTTAGATGTCCCTGAAGAACTTTCGCTATTCAAGAAAAACTCTGATCAGAAAGGAGTTCCAGTTCCTGAAAACAGTGAAGCTGCGCCGGAAGCTTGCCCAGTGAAGTTAGTTCAGGCCGCGAAACTTTGTCATCCTGGTAGTGAACGAAAGAATCATGAGAGTGACGCAGTGAAGCCTAACATTGGTATTGGTGTGAGCATTCTGGATCAGAAAACTGAAGAGACTAATGATGACGCTGACATTTTGGCACATCAGAGCATTCTGAAACAAAAAACTGAAaagactaatgatgatgatgacatTTTGGTACATCCGAAAGTGCGTTCATCTGTGCCAAGTTGCTCTGGTGTAGAGATTGATATGCAGGTGACTGGTCCGCATCTGAAATATATTCGTCTCAGAAAGCTGGTGCCATGTTCTGACTTAACTGAATTATTATCCTTCTGTTGTTTTTGTTAGGATAAAGAGCCACAACAAGGTGAAGCCGCTGTACAGGAGTGCTTCAATTCTCCCATTGTTGTGCATGTGTCAAGACCACATGAGGTTGAGAAGGCGAGGAGGGATCTCCCAATAATAATGATGGAGCAGGAAATAATGGAAGCTATCTATGAAAATTCAGTGGTAATTCTGTGCGGAGAAACGGGCTGTGGTAAAACTACCCAGGTCCCTCAGGTGAGTGTGCTTACACATGGCACCTCTTAAACATTGGTTTAAACTAGGAGTTCTGATCCTATAGGCTTGTATTAAGAATCTGCCAAGTTTTTTATTGCTCTCTATGCTATTTATTCTGCAGTTCTTATATGAAGCCGGCTTTGGCACAAGCAATCGAGCTGATAGAAAAGGGATGATTGGTATCACCCAGCCACGGCGTGTTGCTGTTCTTGCCACATCCAAGAGGGTATCTTATGAGTTAGGACTTAAGCTAGGAAAGGAGGTTGGTTTTCAAGTTAGACATGACAAAAAGGTGGGAAATAATTGCTCCATCAAGTTCATGACAGATGGCATTTTGCTACGAGAGGTCCAGGTTGTGCATCTGTTTGCTTTTCCTTGTTACTTCTATCAGTCTATTTATTACTCTATTCAATATCATGTCTTCATTAAAGTTTCGTGTTTGTTGTAATAAACTGATAACTGGTGCTAAATTATTATTCCACAACCTGAAATGCATCAAAAGCCATAACTGCAGATGAGATGACTCAAATTTATAAATAACTTTAGCGAGGTTTAAACTTTGGTTAAGTCTGATCGCTCATTTAGTTGTCTTCCCTAACTGTACCGTTCACAATCAGTTGTCTTCCGTAATTTTATAATTTGCACATTTTTTCTGTAAAACAAGTCATTTGCTGTTCTGAAATTCATATGCATCGCTTTAATTGAAGCTGTGTCTGTAATAAAGATTGAAACTCCTTATCAGATGGCTTAGTGGTCTTCTGCAGAGTGACTTTCTGTTGAAGCACTATTCGGTGATCATCTTGGACGAGGCACATGAAAGGAGTTTGAACACAGATATACTTATTGGGATGCTTTCTAGAGTTATAAAGGCACGCAAGGTAGAAACTCAAGAGCTTACTTCATCTTCATTTTGATGAAAGGTAAAACATACAGGCATTGCTAACTTCTGTGCATATGAAAGTTTGTGTACGCAGACCAACAGAAACAAATACGCTCTGGGATGAAGATTGACCCGGCAGATATGGTTAGTCAGTTGAAAGTGGTCCTGATGAGTGCTACCTTGCAATTAAAAGACTTTATTTCAAACAGAAGATTGTTTGATGTGATTCCACCAGCTGTAGAGGTGCCTACACGACAATTTCCAGTAACAGTTCACTTCGCAAAGAGGACACATGACGATTATTTAGCGCAAGCTTATAAGAAAGTTCTGTCGATCCACAAGAGTCTACCACCAGGTGGAATCCTTGTATTTGTTACTGGACAACGAGAAGTGGATTATTTATGTAAGAAATTGcaaagagcatccaagcggcaaagTGGTAAGAAGCCTGAAATGGTTGGAGATGAGGATGGTTCAAGACCAGAAATAGAAGAGAAGGAAATTTTTGAAGCATATGATATTGATAGAACTGAACCTGAGCACCAAGATGACATATTTTCCTCATATGGTGAAGATGAAACGGATGATGAGGTAAATGTCGCTTCTTCTGATGCTGAAACAGAGAGTGAGATGGATACTGACAGTGATGAGGAGGATTCTGTTGCACATGAAACCGCAGAAGAAGATGGGCCAGTGTTATCATTTTTAAAAGGTGCTGAGAGTTCATCTGTACTGAAGGCATCCTTTAAAGCTATATCAGGACAACCAGAAACTGCTGAGGAAGCGAGCAATGCTACAATTGCAGAAAAGTCAGGTCCTTCTGCTTCGCGTGCTAGGCTCCGTGTTTTACCACTTTATGCAATGCTACCAGCTTCGCAGCAGCTTAGAGTATTCCACGGTATTCCCGAAGGGGAAAGATTAGTTGTTGTGGCAACTAATGTTGCAGAAACATCTTTAACAATTCCTGGCATAACATATGTGGTCGATACTGGAAAAGAAAAGGTTAAGAACTATGACCATGCTACTGGGATGGCAAGTTATGAAGTACAGTGGATAAGCAAGGCATCAGCATCCCAACGTGCTGGGAGAGCTGGAAGAACTGGGCCTGGGCACTGTTACCGTCTCTACTCAGGTGCAGCATACAGTAAAGATGATTTATTTCCTGAATTCACTGAGCCGGAGATCAAGAAAATGCCAGTTGAAGGCATTGTGCTTATGCTCAAGTCTATGAATATTGATAAGGTAATGTAATTAAAAGTcatttatctttttcattaatcaTCTTTTTCTGATGTGTTGCCTTTTGTGCTAAATTTCATGCAAAATATTAATAATCACAGGTTGAAAACTTTCCTTTCCCTACGCCTCCTAACAAGGAAAGTTTGGTTGAAGCTCAGCGTTGCTTGAAGATATTGGAAGCAGTTGATAACCAAGAAAAACTTACATCAATGGGAAAGGCTATGGCACAATACCCAATGAGCCCACGACATTCTCGTCTTCTTTTGACAATAATTAAAATGTTGAAGAGTCAGGAAGGACGTGCTAGATCTAACCTCATATTGGGATATGCAACTGCTGCTGCATCAGCTTTAAGTTATACCAATCCTTTTCAAGTTCAGAGCAACACTGATAGAGAAACAAATGAAGATGGCCCTGATCCAGAACATAAGGATCGACATGAAAGGAAGAGTCAGAAGAAGCTCAAAGCCATGGTTCGAGAAGCACGGAAAGATTTTTCCATCCCTAGCAGTGATGCTTTAACCATTTCCCATGCTTTACGGTCATTTGAGTGTTCTAAAAACCGAGTTGAGTTCTGCAGAGACTACTCGCTTCACCTGAAAACAATGGAAGAGATGTCAAAATTGAGAAAGCAGCTTCTTCGATTAATATTTAACTATAGCAAATTTTGTGATGAATTTGCTTGGAATTTTGGAGGCTCTCAAGATGTTGAACATGCCTGGGGGAGTGAAACCAACAAAAAGCCAATGCTGAATGAAGAGGAAATTCTGGGGCAAGGAATATGTGCTGGGTGGGCTGATAGGGTTGCAAAGAAGATCAACACTTTCTCTGGATTGTCAAAAGAGGATCGAAAGGTTCGAGCTGCACGTTATCAATCTTGCGCTCTCAATGATATAATATATCTAAACCGATCATCTTCTGTTGCCCAAATTCCACCAGACTATGTAGTTTACTCTGAACTACTAAATACAAAGAGATCATACATGTATGGTGTGACCAGTGTAAAGCCAGGATGGCTTTTGAAATATGCTAGTTCTCTCTGCACCTTCTCAGCACCGCTGGAGGATCCAAAGCCCTACTATGAGCCTCAGAATGACCAGGTCTACTGCTATGTCAGTCCCATCTTTTCTCGACATAATTGGCAGCTTCCACTGCACAGTTTACCCATCAAAGATGCCACCCGTCGGGTGCAGATATTTGCATGGGCATTGCTTAAAGGGGATGTCTTGCCATGTCTAAGGGTGGTTCAAAAGTTCCTGGCTCTGTCACCATCTGTTGTCCTGGGGCCTGCCAGCCAAAGAAGAGTTGGAGATCTTCTTAGCAGGATGAGTAAAAAGACAATATATAGCCGGGCAGCATTAAGAGATGCATGGAATACTGACCCAGATTATCTTTATCCCGAGATTCAGGCGTGGATCCAGGATAAATATCAGAGCCAGCTTGGAGCAATATGGGAACAAATGCACCAAGAAGTTCGCCTCGAGGGGCGCGAACTTTTCCCGAAGAGGTTCAAGAAAGTTAAAGGGTAATCAATTAGAACAGATTGTGTTGTAATTGCTTGACTGATGGAAGCTGATTTGTGGTGGGAGCTTTCATGAGGTAACCTACGAAGCCACTCATCTATTACTGCCCTCTACTTCATTTACTGAAATAGATATGAAAGTAACAGTGAAGCATTCAATGCAATGAACAGTAAGGTTGATATAGCTCATGATGAAAACGATAAAGAAGTAGGATATACACTGTTGAACCTGCACATTTTGTCTCTAGCTGTGCAGATGTTTGTCTCTTAATGTAAAGTAGATTTATTCGTTGCATCACCACCATGTTGATATAGTTATTTGTGCCCCTGCCGGTGATCTTTCGGGAGCGATTAGGATAGAAACACGGCCTCTGGTGAAAAGATACAAAAAATTAATATGAGCCATCGGATTGGAATTGAATGAATGGCACAGATCTTTGTGGAGGGAGTTGTACGCATAACTACACGCTTCTGTGCAAAAAGGACACTCACTCTAGTTATTTTCTAGCCAAtatccttcttcttcctccgcagtGGCAGCACAGCCGCGAAATTCCCCAAACCTAATGGAGTTACAGCCCCCTTCGAGTCCCTCTCGCTTGCCGATGACCACTGCGACAGCGGTCCAGATCCGTTGCCAAGCTCCAGCGCCCGGGTTGTGCAACTAGCATCTTCCCCATCTGAGGCTTCAGCATCTCGCGTACGGCAAACCAGTGGTGGGTTCCCTGCCTCCTCCCCCTTTCAAGATCAAGCAGCAGCTCATCGACGGCAAGGCGGTGCTGGGCTCCTCGCCTCCTTTCTCTCCCAGGCTCCTCCTCAACTTTTCTGCAGTGCTATGCCGTCAGTGACATTTCTTGTTACTTGATGGCGAGGCAATGATACACCTACGATTG encodes the following:
- the LOC123145437 gene encoding ATP-dependent RNA helicase DEAH13 isoform X2 codes for the protein MEEEDSNAPILPCKRKNKPQGKGKDGKKNKTKEDAKMSKTQLKKLQKLEEDKQKKAMQAQSIETLQKHRIADEAYSLLHTSGSIGQAATMKEKRRRAMQLSKAGLDVPEELSLFKKNSDQKGVPVPENSEAAPEACPVKLVQAAKLCHPGSERKNHESDAVKPNIGIGVSILDQKTEETNDDADILAHQSILKQKTEKTNDDDDILVHPKVRSSVPSCSGVEIDMQDKEPQQGEAAVQECFNSPIVVHVSRPHEVEKARRDLPIIMMEQEIMEAIYENSVVILCGETGCGKTTQVPQFLYEAGFGTSNRADRKGMIGITQPRRVAVLATSKRVSYELGLKLGKEVGFQVRHDKKVGNNCSIKFMTDGILLREVQSDFLLKHYSVIILDEAHERSLNTDILIGMLSRVIKARKFVYADQQKQIRSGMKIDPADMVSQLKVVLMSATLQLKDFISNRRLFDVIPPAVEVPTRQFPVTVHFAKRTHDDYLAQAYKKVLSIHKSLPPGGILVFVTGQREVDYLCKKLQRASKRQSGKKPEMVGDEDGSRPEIEEKEIFEAYDIDRTEPEHQDDIFSSYGEDETDDEVNVASSDAETESEMDTDSDEEDSVAHETAEEDGPVLSFLKGAESSSVLKASFKAISGQPETAEEASNATIAEKSGPSASRARLRVLPLYAMLPASQQLRVFHGIPEGERLVVVATNVAETSLTIPGITYVVDTGKEKVKNYDHATGMASYEVQWISKASASQRAGRAGRTGPGHCYRLYSGAAYSKDDLFPEFTEPEIKKMPVEGIVLMLKSMNIDKVENFPFPTPPNKESLVEAQRCLKILEAVDNQEKLTSMGKAMAQYPMSPRHSRLLLTIIKMLKSQEGRARSNLILGYATAAASALSYTNPFQVQSNTDRETNEDGPDPEHKDRHERKSQKKLKAMVREARKDFSIPSSDALTISHALRSFECSKNRVEFCRDYSLHLKTMEEMSKLRKQLLRLIFNYSKFCDEFAWNFGGSQDVEHAWGSETNKKPMLNEEEILGQGICAGWADRVAKKINTFSGLSKEDRKVRAARYQSCALNDIIYLNRSSSVAQIPPDYVVYSELLNTKRSYMYGVTSVKPGWLLKYASSLCTFSAPLEDPKPYYEPQNDQVYCYVSPIFSRHNWQLPLHSLPIKDATRRVQIFAWALLKGDVLPCLRVVQKFLALSPSVVLGPASQRRVGDLLSRMSKKTIYSRAALRDAWNTDPDYLYPEIQAWIQDKYQSQLGAIWEQMHQEVRLEGRELFPKRFKKVKG
- the LOC123145439 gene encoding nicastrin, translating into MAAGSAATLLAAVACAVLVLLAPAVSGDAATLESVPDLVKAMYVNIESFPCVRLLNLSGEIGCSNPGHGLVIAPIVRFKNSDDQLAQPSAVLLPLDQMPAFFLRVSNDPELYHKVAGVLVESNGDKLLELSPDRKFPQEDFAPYSNVSHDWNPSGSGIMWNRYDFPVFLLSEESTQTLRKIADKNEKSSNGYQANVAEFDLVMQTTKAETNGSESCLKEQSCLPLGGQSVWASLPPMSNASAEHQKPIIMVVASQDSASFFRDRSLGADSPISGLIALLTAVDALSHLHDLGKLKKQLVFAAFDGEAWGYLGSRKFLQELDEGDDSVNGINSSMIEQVLEIGSVGKGISQGDTLFYAHASRNSSISKKILDGLQSGSDSLGSDNVKVKPAASSNPGVPPSSLMSFMRKNTSTSGVVLEDFDSQFSNRFYHSHLDSPANINSSSIAAAAALVARSLYILATGDMTVDLMTLNTIKVNVTLVEELIGCLLTCDPGLSCGIAKSFISPSNACPSHYVGVFQDSPSSTQFPSYADDTSRFIWNFLADRTSTLASNVSSCTVKCNNESEVCVGGEVEGGGRCVVSTTRYVPAYSTRLKFEDNAWHVLPANSSDPMGAADPVWTESYWNTISLRVYAVQSTTSDRLILLAGLAVTAASYLGVVVGRAYISKITKRD
- the LOC123145437 gene encoding ATP-dependent RNA helicase DEAH13 isoform X1, encoding MEEEDSNAPILPCKRKNKPQGKGKDGKKNKTKEDAKMSKKTQLKKLQKLEVGTSSVDSNALILPCKSKNKSQGKGKDGKKNKTKEDAKMSKTQLKKLQKLEEDKQKKAMQAQSIETLQKHRIADEAYSLLHTSGSIGQAATMKEKRRRAMQLSKAGLDVPEELSLFKKNSDQKGVPVPENSEAAPEACPVKLVQAAKLCHPGSERKNHESDAVKPNIGIGVSILDQKTEETNDDADILAHQSILKQKTEKTNDDDDILVHPKVRSSVPSCSGVEIDMQDKEPQQGEAAVQECFNSPIVVHVSRPHEVEKARRDLPIIMMEQEIMEAIYENSVVILCGETGCGKTTQVPQFLYEAGFGTSNRADRKGMIGITQPRRVAVLATSKRVSYELGLKLGKEVGFQVRHDKKVGNNCSIKFMTDGILLREVQSDFLLKHYSVIILDEAHERSLNTDILIGMLSRVIKARKFVYADQQKQIRSGMKIDPADMVSQLKVVLMSATLQLKDFISNRRLFDVIPPAVEVPTRQFPVTVHFAKRTHDDYLAQAYKKVLSIHKSLPPGGILVFVTGQREVDYLCKKLQRASKRQSGKKPEMVGDEDGSRPEIEEKEIFEAYDIDRTEPEHQDDIFSSYGEDETDDEVNVASSDAETESEMDTDSDEEDSVAHETAEEDGPVLSFLKGAESSSVLKASFKAISGQPETAEEASNATIAEKSGPSASRARLRVLPLYAMLPASQQLRVFHGIPEGERLVVVATNVAETSLTIPGITYVVDTGKEKVKNYDHATGMASYEVQWISKASASQRAGRAGRTGPGHCYRLYSGAAYSKDDLFPEFTEPEIKKMPVEGIVLMLKSMNIDKVENFPFPTPPNKESLVEAQRCLKILEAVDNQEKLTSMGKAMAQYPMSPRHSRLLLTIIKMLKSQEGRARSNLILGYATAAASALSYTNPFQVQSNTDRETNEDGPDPEHKDRHERKSQKKLKAMVREARKDFSIPSSDALTISHALRSFECSKNRVEFCRDYSLHLKTMEEMSKLRKQLLRLIFNYSKFCDEFAWNFGGSQDVEHAWGSETNKKPMLNEEEILGQGICAGWADRVAKKINTFSGLSKEDRKVRAARYQSCALNDIIYLNRSSSVAQIPPDYVVYSELLNTKRSYMYGVTSVKPGWLLKYASSLCTFSAPLEDPKPYYEPQNDQVYCYVSPIFSRHNWQLPLHSLPIKDATRRVQIFAWALLKGDVLPCLRVVQKFLALSPSVVLGPASQRRVGDLLSRMSKKTIYSRAALRDAWNTDPDYLYPEIQAWIQDKYQSQLGAIWEQMHQEVRLEGRELFPKRFKKVKG